A genomic stretch from Candidatus Ancaeobacter aquaticus includes:
- a CDS encoding nitroreductase family protein, which yields MELSNVLKKRKSIRSYIPKPVDRDLILRCIDAAHLAPSACNIQPWKFIIVDDPDIKEKLINESLSGVHSFNQFVQNAGALVVVVARKDLLTHKLFASLQGTQFYLLDIGAACENFILKATELGIGTCWLGWFNEKKTKKILHIPRMLKIPSIIAVGHYDETEYESKERQRKNIKEVYSFNRYEKIPGE from the coding sequence ATGGAGCTTTCTAACGTACTAAAGAAAAGAAAAAGTATCAGGTCATATATTCCTAAGCCTGTTGATAGGGATCTTATCTTAAGGTGTATTGATGCTGCGCACCTTGCGCCTTCAGCTTGTAATATACAACCATGGAAATTCATTATAGTCGATGATCCTGATATCAAAGAAAAACTTATAAACGAATCACTTTCAGGAGTACACTCATTTAATCAATTCGTGCAGAATGCGGGCGCATTGGTTGTTGTTGTCGCACGAAAAGATCTTTTAACCCATAAACTGTTTGCATCATTGCAGGGAACACAATTTTACTTGCTAGATATAGGCGCTGCATGTGAGAATTTTATACTTAAGGCAACTGAATTAGGCATTGGAACATGTTGGCTCGGGTGGTTTAATGAGAAAAAAACAAAGAAAATACTGCATATACCAAGAATGTTAAAAATCCCCTCAATTATTGCAGTTGGCCATTATGACGAAACAGAATATGAAAGCAAAGAACGTCAAAGAAAGAATATTAAAGAAGTGTATTCGTTTAACAGATATGAAAAAATACCGGGAGAATGA
- a CDS encoding DNA-binding protein gives MQADVGKLGKIVVAKFEHGEDFIGGLETLSKKHKIKTGLVFFLGALKGADIVTGPQKAVIPPEPNWNTFNDGREVFGFGTIFYEKGKPKLHLHMGAGKKSKTLVGCIRKNAKIYLVIEAFMLEIKGINARKELDPKTGLIMLKILSAK, from the coding sequence ATGCAAGCTGATGTTGGAAAACTAGGGAAAATTGTTGTTGCAAAATTTGAGCATGGTGAAGATTTTATTGGAGGTCTTGAAACACTTTCAAAAAAACATAAAATTAAGACCGGATTGGTGTTTTTTCTTGGTGCTTTAAAGGGTGCAGACATTGTTACCGGTCCGCAAAAAGCGGTAATACCGCCTGAGCCGAATTGGAATACCTTTAATGATGGTAGGGAAGTTTTCGGTTTTGGAACAATTTTTTATGAAAAAGGGAAACCAAAACTCCATCTTCATATGGGGGCAGGTAAAAAAAGTAAGACTTTGGTCGGCTGTATACGTAAAAATGCGAAGATATACCTTGTTATCGAGGCATTTATGTTAGAGATAAAGGGAATCAATGCGCGTAAAGAGCTCGATCCAAAAACAGGCTTAATTATGCTAAAAATATTATCGGCTAAATAA